Proteins from a single region of Peromyscus eremicus chromosome 9, PerEre_H2_v1, whole genome shotgun sequence:
- the Opn4 gene encoding melanopsin encodes MDSPSGPRAPPGLTQGPSFMASPALHSHWTSTQNVSARAQLLSVSPTVSGPEAAAWVPFPTVNVPDHAHYILGTVILLVGLTGMLGNLTVIYTFCRNRGLRTPANMFIINLAVSDFLMSFTQAPVFFASSLYKKWLFGETGCEFYAFCGAVFGITSMITLTAIALDRYLVITRPLATIGMGSKRRTALVLLGVWLYALAWSLPPFFGWSAYVPEGLLTSCSWDYMTFTPRVRAYTMLLFCFVFFLPLLIIICCYVFIFRAIRETGRACEGCSESPQRHRQWRRLQSEWKMAKVALIVILLFVLSWAPYSTVALVAFAGYSHVLTPYMSSVPAVIAKASAIHNPIIYAITHPKYRAAIAQHLPCLGVLLGVSGQHRHPSLSYRSTHRSTLSNQSSDLSWISGRKRQESLGSESEVRWTDTETTAAWGAAQQASGPPSCSQDLDNKEVKAPSSPQTKGQLPSLDLGI; translated from the exons ATGGACTCTCCTTCAGGGCCCAGAGCCCCACCAGGCTTAACTCAGGGACCCAGCTTTATGGCCAGCCCTGCCCTACACAGCCATTGGACCAGCACTCAGAACGTCTCTGCAAGAGCCCAGCTTCTATCTGTAAGCCCCACG gTATCTGGACCTGAGGCTGCTGCCTGGGTCCCCTTCCCCACGGTCAATGTCCCAGACCATGCTCACTATATCCTGGGTACGGTGATCCTGCTGGTGGGGCTCACAGGGATGCTGGGCAATCTGACAGTCATCTACACCTTCTGCAG GAACAGAGGCCTGCGGACACCGGCAAACATGTTCATTATCAACCTCGCAGTCAGCGACTTCCTCATGTCATTCACTCAGGCCCCGGTCTTCTTCGCCAGCAGCCTCTACAAGAAGTGGCTCTTTGGGGAGACAG GTTGCGAGTTCTATGCCTTCTGTGGGGCTGTCTTCGGCATCACGTCCATGATCACCCTGACCGCCATAGCCCTGGACCGTTATCTGGTGATCACACGTCCACTGGCCACCATCGGGATGGGATCCAAAAGACGAACAGCACTTGTCTTGCTGGGTGTCTGGCTCTATGCTCTGGCATGGAGTCTGCCACCCTTCTTTGGCTGGA GTGCCTATGTGCCTGAGGGGCTGCTGACGTCCTGCTCCTGGGACTACATGACCTTCACGCCCCGGGTGCGTGCCTATACCATGCTGCTCTTCTGCTTCGtattcttcctccctctgctcaTCATCATCTGCTGCTACGTCTTCATCTTCAGGGCCATCCGAGAGACAGGCCG GGCCTGTGAGGGCTGCAGTGAGTCCCCTCAACGGCATCGGCAGTGGCGTCGGCTGCAGAGTGAGTGGAAGATGGCCAAGGTCGCACTGATTGTCATCCTGCTCTTCGTGCTCTCCTGGGCTCCCTACTCCACTGTGGCCCTGGTGGCCTTTGCTGG GTACTCGCATGTCCTGACGCCCTACATGAGCTCAGTGCCAGCTGTCATCGCCAAGGCTTCTGCCATCCACAACCCCATCATTTACGCCATCACCCACCCCAAGTACAG GGCAGCCATTGCCCAGCACCTGCCCTGCCTCGGGGTCCTTCTTGGAGTGTCGGGCCAGCACAGGCACCCCTCCCTCAGCTACCGCTCTACTCATCGCTCAACACTGAGTAACCAGTCCTCCGACCTCAGCTGGATCTCCGGACGGAAGCGTCAAGAGTCCCTGGGTTCTGAGAGTGAGGTG AGGTGGACAGATACAGAAACAACAGCTGCGTGGGGAGCTGCCCAACAAGCAAGTGGACCACCCTCCTGCAGTCAAGACCTGGACAATAAGGAAGTCAAGGCTCCTTCCAGCCCCCAG